Proteins from one Nitrososphaerales archaeon genomic window:
- a CDS encoding aldolase, translating into MKQDRMAPFLKGGKSILLAYDQGLEHGPSTDFDDRNVDPSSIMEIAAKGGFNGVVFQKGVAERFYDGKVPLIVKVNGKTSLPKGEPISRQVCSVEHAVSLGAKAVGYTIYLGSGFEAEMLSEFGRIQEDAHKRGIAAIAWIYPRGAAVQNDTSKEIVAYAARTGLELGADAVKIKYTGESATFAWAVKSAAGVHVFMSGGPKAPTDDAFLQQVKGVMEAGATGLAVGRNVWQNSDPLKMAEQLKRIIFQK; encoded by the coding sequence ATGAAACAGGACAGGATGGCCCCATTCCTCAAGGGAGGGAAGAGCATCCTACTCGCGTACGACCAAGGCCTCGAACATGGTCCCTCGACAGACTTCGACGACAGGAACGTGGACCCCTCCTCCATCATGGAGATCGCGGCGAAGGGCGGGTTCAACGGTGTCGTCTTCCAGAAGGGAGTCGCCGAAAGGTTCTACGACGGAAAGGTCCCGCTGATAGTCAAGGTGAACGGCAAGACGAGTCTCCCGAAGGGAGAACCGATTTCAAGGCAGGTCTGCTCTGTGGAGCACGCCGTTTCCCTCGGGGCCAAGGCTGTCGGCTATACCATCTATCTCGGGAGCGGATTTGAGGCTGAGATGCTCTCAGAGTTCGGCAGGATTCAGGAGGATGCCCACAAGAGGGGCATCGCAGCTATCGCTTGGATTTATCCCAGGGGAGCGGCTGTGCAGAACGACACGTCGAAGGAGATAGTTGCTTACGCCGCCAGGACGGGGTTGGAGCTCGGTGCAGACGCTGTGAAGATCAAGTACACCGGGGAAAGCGCCACATTCGCATGGGCCGTGAAGTCCGCGGCCGGGGTGCATGTCTTCATGTCAGGGGGCCCCAAGGCGCCCACGGACGATGCGTTCCTGCAGCAGGTGAAGGGTGTAATGGAAGCTGGTGCGACCGGACTTGCAGTGGGAAGGAACGTCTGGCAGAACAGCGATCCGCTGAAGATGGCGGAACAACTGAAGCGCATAATCTTCCAAAAGTGA
- a CDS encoding ATP-binding cassette domain-containing protein, translating into MSGNGSIIEVKDLTRVFNEHLKAVDGVSFEVKEREIFGFLGPNGAGKTTTIKMLTTLLKPTSGTATVCGYDVSHHSSDVRASVGIVPQEYTADEDMTGRQNITFAADLYGIPKGVSKDRAVELLTMVGLTEAADRKVMTYSGGMRRRLEIATGLVNHPKLLFLDEPTLGLDVQTRTAVWEYIQKLKKDYGMTLFMTTHYLEEADGVCDRIAIIDHGKIIKIGTPVELKASLGGDVIELGIKEAGEDLTPMIMQTSGVKEVKKTNSDYRIKAKLGEETAPRIIDAIRAKGYHVSKISVTKPSMDQVYLEYTGKSIRDEEASRAEMFTQRVTMRRARS; encoded by the coding sequence AACGAGCACCTGAAGGCAGTGGACGGCGTCTCGTTCGAAGTCAAGGAGAGGGAAATCTTCGGATTCCTCGGCCCCAACGGCGCGGGCAAGACAACGACAATCAAAATGCTCACAACGTTGCTCAAGCCTACATCCGGCACTGCGACAGTCTGCGGTTACGACGTCTCCCACCACTCGAGCGACGTCAGGGCCTCTGTCGGGATTGTTCCCCAAGAGTACACCGCCGACGAGGACATGACCGGGAGGCAGAACATCACCTTCGCGGCCGACCTCTACGGCATTCCGAAGGGTGTCTCCAAGGACCGGGCGGTGGAGCTGCTGACTATGGTCGGACTGACCGAAGCGGCCGACAGAAAGGTCATGACCTACTCTGGAGGCATGAGGAGAAGGCTGGAGATCGCCACCGGGCTGGTCAACCATCCGAAGCTGCTCTTCCTGGACGAGCCTACGCTGGGGCTCGATGTGCAGACCAGGACTGCTGTATGGGAGTACATTCAGAAGCTGAAGAAAGACTACGGGATGACGCTATTCATGACAACGCACTACTTGGAGGAGGCTGACGGCGTCTGCGATAGGATCGCGATAATCGACCACGGCAAGATAATCAAGATCGGGACCCCCGTGGAATTGAAGGCGAGCCTCGGTGGAGACGTCATCGAGCTCGGAATCAAAGAGGCAGGTGAGGATCTGACACCGATGATAATGCAGACCAGCGGAGTCAAGGAGGTCAAGAAAACGAATAGCGACTACAGGATCAAGGCCAAGCTTGGCGAGGAGACCGCACCGAGGATAATCGACGCCATCAGGGCGAAGGGATACCACGTGTCGAAGATTTCCGTCACCAAGCCGAGCATGGACCAAGTCTATCTCGAGTACACAGGCAAGTCAATAAGGGACGAGGAAGCCAGCAGGGCAGAGATGTTCACCCAGCGGGTAACCATGCGGAGGGCGAGGTCATAG
- a CDS encoding ABC transporter permease has product MADELGEKTAAERRSRATAAGTEGSQPTQWGSERVNRSTMHGLWALTNRELQKWYKVPVLLLMSLIQPIIWLGLFGKAMNFGAIFSGGSFNIPGLNIPKQVLDSLSSTIMQSTFGTTDYFSFLAVGMLAFVCLFTAMFSGMSILWDRRLGFLDKVLSTPVSRGTIIMGKVLSSVVRSLAQAAVVLLIAIPLGLDLGKITLFGVLGTFAAMFLMTLGFSALFLTLALRSTDWQSQMAIMNLLNLPLLFGSNALFPSKLMPDWLQAFVSINPISYATDAGRQLLLGTTGFASLGFDFAYLAGFAILLSALGVFLSWKLLTK; this is encoded by the coding sequence GTGGCGGACGAGCTGGGTGAGAAGACAGCCGCCGAGCGTCGCTCGAGGGCGACCGCCGCGGGCACTGAAGGGTCGCAGCCGACCCAATGGGGCAGCGAGCGCGTCAACCGAAGCACGATGCACGGTCTCTGGGCGCTCACAAACAGGGAGCTCCAGAAGTGGTACAAGGTTCCGGTGCTGCTCCTCATGTCTCTCATCCAGCCGATCATCTGGCTTGGGCTATTCGGCAAGGCGATGAACTTCGGCGCCATCTTCTCAGGCGGGTCCTTCAACATACCCGGGCTCAACATCCCGAAGCAGGTCCTCGACAGCCTCTCCAGCACAATCATGCAGAGCACTTTCGGGACGACCGACTACTTCTCGTTCCTGGCCGTTGGAATGCTAGCCTTCGTGTGTCTCTTCACTGCAATGTTCAGCGGAATGTCAATACTCTGGGACAGGAGGCTTGGCTTTCTAGACAAGGTACTCAGCACTCCTGTGTCCCGAGGAACCATCATCATGGGCAAGGTGCTCTCGAGCGTCGTCCGCTCTCTCGCGCAGGCGGCTGTCGTGCTTCTGATAGCAATCCCTCTGGGACTGGACCTCGGCAAGATCACACTCTTCGGTGTTCTGGGAACCTTCGCAGCCATGTTCCTCATGACCCTCGGCTTCTCCGCTCTCTTCCTCACTCTCGCGCTGAGGTCGACCGACTGGCAGTCACAGATGGCAATCATGAACCTACTGAACCTGCCTCTCCTGTTCGGGAGCAACGCACTCTTCCCTTCCAAGCTCATGCCCGACTGGTTGCAGGCGTTCGTAAGCATCAACCCAATCAGTTACGCCACGGATGCCGGGAGGCAGCTGCTCCTCGGCACAACAGGATTCGCTTCTCTAGGTTTCGACTTCGCCTACCTCGCTGGCTTCGCCATCCTGTTGTCAGCACTAGGCGTGTTCCTATCCTGGAAGCTTCTGACAAAGTAG